The region CAGAGGCTGCGGCCTGAAGGGCGACGCACGCCAGACACGCTCAGGCAGGGAGAGAGAATCATGTGGTCCTATCTTCTCACCAACGGTCGCCGCAAACGGATTCTCCTTCTCTTGGGAGATGCCCTTTTCCTCGGGGGGGTCGGTTTGCTCCTGGTCAATTTCACCCCCAACCGCCTTTCGGGACCATGGCCGATATTGCAGAGGGAGAGCTGGCTGCTTCTCGGGCTGGCAGGAGGCGCTCTGGTTTATGCGGCGCATCGGACCGGAAAGACCCTGAAACGCCCGGAAATCTTAACCCTGCTGGTGAGCGGGGGGCTGTGGGTGTCCTTCTGGCTGGCCTCCCCTCTCCTGCCGCTGGCCTCTCCTCCCCCGGTCTTGGTCCTGGTCCTGCTCACCGCGGCAGTGGCCTGTGCCTGGCATGGAGTGGCAAAGAGAGTATTTTTCCCCCCCATCCGCCTGGTGCTGGTGGGCCAGGACCCCTTCCTGGCAGAGATCAGCCGCCTCCTGGCCCATGAACCCAGCTCCTTTGAAGTGGCATGGAAAGCCGGCCTCTCCCACTTTCACCCCGGAGACCGTCTCCCCGAGCGGCAACGCCCAATGGATGCCGTGGTCTATGGCCGGGATCTGGGATCGGACTGCGAACATCTTGTGCATCTGCGTCTTTGTGGCTTGCCCGTCTGGGACGCCGCCACTTTCTACCAGAACCTCACCGGGCGGGTGCCCGTCGCCGCCATTTCTCCTGCCTGGCTGCTGGAGCAGGTCCGCCAGCGCCGGCTGGCCGGCCGGATCTATATTTTCGCCAAGCGCCTCCTGGACCTCACCCTGGCCCTTCTGCTCCTGCCTGTGGCCCTGCCGGTCCTGGCGGTGTGCGCCCTGGCCATCAAACTGGACAGCAAGGGTCCCGTCTTCTTTGTCCAGGAGCGTCTGGGGGAAGGCGGGGTGCCCTTTCGTCTTTACAAGCTGCGCACCATGGTAGTGGAGGCGGAGGCGGCCGGCCCGCAATGGTGCCGGGACCATGACCCCCGCATCACCCGGGTGGGGCGGATCCTGAGGCGCCTGCGTCTGGATGAGCTCCCTCAGATCTTCAACGTTCTCAAAAACGACATGAGCTTTGTGGGGCCGCGGCCCATCCGGGCCCATTTCACCGAGCTTCTGGCCCAAGAAATTCCCTTTTATCGCCTGCGCCTCCTGGCCAAACCCGGGCTCTCCGGCTGGGCCCAGGTGCATTCCGGGCATGCCAACACGGTGGCGGCCCATGCCCTGATGCTGCAGTACGACCTCTTCTATCTCCTGAACCGCTCCCTGCTTCTCGATCTCCTCGTCATCTTCAAGACCATCAAGGTGCTCCTCACCGGTCAGGGCCGCTGAGGCGCCTCGGGCCTCCCGAAAGATCTGCACCTTGCTCCTTCCCCAGAGTCCTGGGTTGGAGCGGTGCGGCCTTTGGAGAGCCCCGGCCCCAGCTCCTCTCCGCTCGGCGAGGGCGCTTCTCGCAGCCGGGCAAATTTCTCTTGGGCAGGAAATTGATTTAATATAGAATATTGTCATCGAGTATGGAGGCGACATGGAGGTCAACGCCGCCCTGCTGTTACGGCGCGTCCGGGAGCGCCAGCCGGTGGTGCATCATCTCACCAACTGGGTGACCATCTATGACTGCGCCAACGTGGTGAAGGTCCTGGGGGCCTCGCCGGTCATGGCCCACGCCCGAGAGGAAGTGGCGGACATGGTGGCTCTGGCCCACTCCCTGGTGCTCAACCTGGGCACCCTCACCCCGGAGCTGGTGGAGGCCATGAAGGTGGCGGCTCGGGCGGCCAATGCCCGGGGCCTCCCGGTGGTGCTGGATGCCTGCGGGGTGGGGGCCACCCCCCTCCGGGACCAGAAGTGCCGGGAGCTGCTGGAGGAGGTGCGCATCGACATCCTCAAGGGCAACGCCTCGGAGGTGGCCCGTCTGGGCGGAGAGGCGGTGATCACCCGGGGGGTGGATGCCACCGAAGTGGCCGGGGACCTGGCCAGCCTGGCTATCCGCCTGGCCCGGGAGCGGCATTTGACGGTGGTGGTCACCGGCCCTGAAGATCTGGTGACCGACGGGCAGGTGCTTTGGCGGGTCCGAAACGGCGACCCCATGATGGCCCGGGTGGTGGGCACGGGCTGCATGGCCACCTCAGTCATCGGCGCCTTCGCGGCGGTGGAGCCGGACCGGCCTGTGGCCGCGGCGGCGGCTCTGGTGTGCTTCGGCATCGCCGGGGAATGCGCCGCCAAGGGCTGCCTGGGGCCCGGGAGTTTCAAGGAGTGCCTGTTTGATTATCTCTACCACCTGGACGGCCCCACGGTGGAGCGCCTGAAAAAGGTGGAAGGATGCGCGGTTTCTACTTTATCACCCACCGGCCCTTAAGCCGCCGGGGCTTGGCCGCGGATGTCAAGGCCGCCTTAGCCGCCGGGGTCAGGGTGGTGCAATACCGGGACAAGGAGGCGGACACCCGGACTCTCTATGAGGAGGCCTGCCTCCTCAGGAAACTCTGCCGGGGGGTTCTCTTTCTCGTCAACGACCGGGTAGACGTAGCCCTGGCGGTGGAGGCGGACGGGGTGCATCTCGGGCAGCAGGACCTCCCCTGCCGGGTGGCCCGGCGCCTGCTGGGGCCTGACAAAATCATCGGCGTCACCGTGAGCTCCCTGGCCGAAGCCCGGCAGGCCGTGCGGGACGGGGCCGATTATCTGGGAGTCTCCCCCATCTTCCCCACCTGCACCAAACCGGATGCGGGCAGGGCGTGCGGTCTGGAGCTGCTGCGGCAGATCCGGGCCCAGGTCTCTTTGCCCCTTATCGCCATCGGCGGCATCACCTTGGAAAACGCCCCCCAGGTGGCGGCCGCCGGGGCTGATGGCCTGTGCGCCATCTCCGCGGTGTTGAGTGAGCCGGACGTGGAGGCGGCTATTCGGCGGTTTCAGAGACTCTTTGCCACCGGCAGGGAACTCACCGGCCCCGCTGCTTCCATTCGGGAGGGCCTGGCTCCATGAAGCTCTCCACCCGCAGCCGTTATGGCACCCGGCTCCTGGTGGACATGGCCCGCCATTACGCCCAAGGGCCCATCCACTTAAGCGATATCGCCCGGCGCCAGGGGGTGTCGGTGAAATACCTGGAGCAGATCATCATCCCCTTAAAGAAGGCCGGGCTGGTGCAAAGCGTCCGGGGGCCCAAGGGGGGGCATCAGTTGGCCCGGCCTCCGGCAGAGATCACCGTGGCGGAGATCGTCTCGGTGCTGGAGGATGGCCTCAACCTGGTGGAATGCACCGAACGGCCGGAAATTTGCGACCGGGCGGAGATCTGCCCCACCCGCATCGTCTGGGCCGAGGCCACCCAGGCCATGCTGGCGCGGCTTAAGAGCATCACCCTGGCCGATCTGGCCCGCCTGCCGGCCCCGAAGGAGCGGGAGCTCTTTCCGGAGAGCCCCTCTCCCGCCCCTTGAGAAACCGGAGGACAAAATTCCCCAGGCCCTCCACATCTTCCGGGGAAAATGCCGGCAGCTCCCCCTCGCCTGGCTGCCGGCTGATGAGGGCCACCACCCCCTGCCGGCTTGGCAGCACCTCCTCCACCTCCGGCCCGGTGAGGAGAATCTTGGGGAGCGGCCCGGACTTGTAGCCTTCCACTAACAGCACCTCCACCTGGGCGGCCAGAAAAGCCAGAAGCGGCCCCGGCTCCGGCTCCCCGTCACAAAAGGCGTCAATTTCTAGCGCCCCGGGGGCCGGCCGGGCATAGACCCGCACCCCCGCCTGCCGGCAGGCCTCGGCCTCCGGGGTGACGGCCGGGCGGGAATGGTGGCTGTGCTTCAACACCCCCACCTTATACCCCCGGGCCGTCAGCCAGCTAACCAGGCGGCAGATGATCTCCGTCTTCCCCGACCCCGAGGGCCCCACCAGGGCGATGACGTTTCCCGGCAGACGGTCGGGGTTCACCCCTGGGGGGCCTCCAACACCCGGTAGATGGCCGCGAAGTCCTCATCCCCCAAACCCAAGCTCAGTCCCCGCCGGTAGAGATGCAAGAGGAGGTGCCCCAGGGGTGCCCCCGCCCCGGTTTCAAAGGCGGTGTCGATGATGAACTTGGCATCCTTGGTCATGTGCTTCAAGGGGAACTGGGCCGGGAAGACGCCTTGGGTGAGCATCTCCGTTTTCAGCTGAAAGAGGCCGCAGCTCAAAGGCCCGGAGTGCACGACCTCCATTACCGTCTCAGGACTGAGCCCCCCGGCCTTCCCGAAGGCCACCGCTTCCGCCAGCCCGGCCATCATCAGGCCCAGAAGCAGGTTGATGGTCATCTTCATCATGGACCCCTGCCCTGCCTCGCCGCAATAGACCACTTTTTTCCCCATGGCCAGAAGCACCGGGGTCACCTCATCCACCGCCTCCTTGGGGCCGGAGGCCAGGATGATGAGGGTCCTGTCCTCCGCCGCCTTCTTGGAGCCGGACACCGGCGCATCGATGAAGGTGGTGCCGGCCCCGGTCAACACGGAGTTGAGCTCCCGGCTGAAGCGGGGGGCCACGCTGCTCATGTTGATGAGGGTCTTCCCCGGCCCCAGCTCCCGGAAGGCTCCGTCCTGCCCCCAGAGGAGATCCTGGATGGCCTCCGGGCCGGTGACCATGACAATGAGGAGGTCCACGGCCGCGGCCAGCTCCCGGGGGCTGGCCGCCACCGTCGCCCCTAGGGCCGCCAGAGGCTCGGCCTTGGCCGCCGTGCGGTTATAAACTTTCACTCCAAATCCGGCCTTCAGCAGATTGGCCGCCATAGGCAGCCCCATGATGCCCAAACCCATAAAGCCGATGGCTGGTTGCATTTCCTTGCCCTCCCGTGAAGGGGATTCCGGCCGCCACGGGGAGACCGGGCTGCCACTCGCAGGTGGTGACACTTTATCACATTGACTTATCTCGGGAGGATTTTTGCCGATGTCCTTTACAAGGCCCTCCGGAAATCTTATGTGCAAGGGCAGGGGTTGCCACCCTGCCAGATTTTTGAGTCCGGAGGAGGAGACATGACACGATTGCAGCCGGGGGACGTGGCGCCCCCTTTCGCGCTGCCGGATCAGGAGGGCCAGCAGGTGAGTCTGGCGGACTTCCGGGGCCGCAAGCTGCTCCTGTACTTTTACCCCAAGGCCAATACCCCGGGGTGCACCACTCAGGCCTGCACCATCCGGGATGCCAAACGCGAACTGGAGGACCTGGGGGTGGCGGCCTTGGGCATCAGCCCGGACCCACCGGGGGCCCAAAAGAAGTTTGACGCCAAATACGGCTTGGGCTTCCCCCTCCTTTCGGTCCCTGACCACCAGGTGGCCGCAGCCTACGGGGCCTGGGGAGAGAAGAAGATGTACGGCAAAACCACCCAGGGCATTATCCGCTCTGCTTTCCTCATTGACGAAGAGGGGCGGATCATGGCGGCCTGGTATCAGGTGAAGCCGGCGGACACCGTCACCCTGGCCACCCGGGCACTGGCCGGCGGCTGACAGGGGCCTTGCAATCCCGGCCGGCATGGTTATAATAATTGAAGGGGGCGAAACGGCTTCGACGTGAATAGGGAACTTTAAGTTGCATGCCGAGGTCCTGTCCGCTCGTAAAACGGATGGGAAACCATTAAGTGCCGACAACTACGGCTACGCTCTGGCCGCCTAAGGCCAGCATCCGGGAACTCCTCGCCGGAAGGGAGCCCCGGGTGCAGGAATTCCGGCAAAGCTGGTGAGCAGGTCTGCGGCTCACCGGACGAAAACCCTCAGGCAGGCTAGCGCCAGGGAATTCCGCCGGTGGAAGTCCCTGGGCGCGAAGGGAATACGCCGGCTAAGCATGTAGACGCTTAAAGGGACTATTTGCGGACGCGGGTTCGACTCCCGCCGCCTCCACCAATGATTTATTTGGAATACCGCACCAGGGGCCCCAAAAGGCCCCTGTATTTTTTCCAGTCGGACGGTTTTGCCGGTCCACCAAGCCGAGGGGCCACTATCGGCTTTCTGAGCGTCAAGAAGATCTGGTTAGCAATTCCTTTCCTCCCGGGAGAAGGGAAAATTTGACATTAACAGCCTCCTTCACTATCATGCCTTCTAAAGGCTCATATGTGCTGAGGCCCGGGTCCCAAGTCTTTCACCATGGTCTTTCACCATGGTCTTTCACCGAAAGGGAGGAGTGCACATGCGGAGGGTGGCGCAATGCCGTTGGGCGGCATGTTTGCTGATGGGATTTCTTGGCGTGGCGGTGCTGGTCGGCCTTGGCGGCGCCGCCGGGTGGGCAGAGGCCGCAGCCAAGAAAACCCTGGTGGATCTGAATACCGCCTCGGAAAAAGAGCTGGAGGGATTGAAGGGGATCGGCCCGGCCAACGCCAAAAAGATCATCGCCGGGCGGCCCTACACCTCGGTGGAGGACCTGAAACGCATCGGCCTGCCTGAGAAGACCATCCAGGCGTTGAAATCCCAGGTCACCGTGGGCGGCGCCGCGGCGGCGACGGCACCGGCCGCCAAAGACAAGCCGGCCAAAGAGAAGCCGGTAACCAAAGAAAAGGCGGCGGTCAAGGCCAAAGAGGCTCCTCCTGCTGCCCCTGCCAAATTGGTGGACCTGAACACCGCCAG is a window of Desulfobaccales bacterium DNA encoding:
- a CDS encoding sugar transferase, whose amino-acid sequence is MWSYLLTNGRRKRILLLLGDALFLGGVGLLLVNFTPNRLSGPWPILQRESWLLLGLAGGALVYAAHRTGKTLKRPEILTLLVSGGLWVSFWLASPLLPLASPPPVLVLVLLTAAVACAWHGVAKRVFFPPIRLVLVGQDPFLAEISRLLAHEPSSFEVAWKAGLSHFHPGDRLPERQRPMDAVVYGRDLGSDCEHLVHLRLCGLPVWDAATFYQNLTGRVPVAAISPAWLLEQVRQRRLAGRIYIFAKRLLDLTLALLLLPVALPVLAVCALAIKLDSKGPVFFVQERLGEGGVPFRLYKLRTMVVEAEAAGPQWCRDHDPRITRVGRILRRLRLDELPQIFNVLKNDMSFVGPRPIRAHFTELLAQEIPFYRLRLLAKPGLSGWAQVHSGHANTVAAHALMLQYDLFYLLNRSLLLDLLVIFKTIKVLLTGQGR
- the thiM gene encoding hydroxyethylthiazole kinase; protein product: MEVNAALLLRRVRERQPVVHHLTNWVTIYDCANVVKVLGASPVMAHAREEVADMVALAHSLVLNLGTLTPELVEAMKVAARAANARGLPVVLDACGVGATPLRDQKCRELLEEVRIDILKGNASEVARLGGEAVITRGVDATEVAGDLASLAIRLARERHLTVVVTGPEDLVTDGQVLWRVRNGDPMMARVVGTGCMATSVIGAFAAVEPDRPVAAAAALVCFGIAGECAAKGCLGPGSFKECLFDYLYHLDGPTVERLKKVEGCAVSTLSPTGP
- the thiE gene encoding thiamine phosphate synthase, which codes for MRGFYFITHRPLSRRGLAADVKAALAAGVRVVQYRDKEADTRTLYEEACLLRKLCRGVLFLVNDRVDVALAVEADGVHLGQQDLPCRVARRLLGPDKIIGVTVSSLAEARQAVRDGADYLGVSPIFPTCTKPDAGRACGLELLRQIRAQVSLPLIAIGGITLENAPQVAAAGADGLCAISAVLSEPDVEAAIRRFQRLFATGRELTGPAASIREGLAP
- a CDS encoding Rrf2 family transcriptional regulator translates to MKLSTRSRYGTRLLVDMARHYAQGPIHLSDIARRQGVSVKYLEQIIIPLKKAGLVQSVRGPKGGHQLARPPAEITVAEIVSVLEDGLNLVECTERPEICDRAEICPTRIVWAEATQAMLARLKSITLADLARLPAPKERELFPESPSPAP
- a CDS encoding molybdopterin-guanine dinucleotide biosynthesis protein MobB, producing the protein MNPDRLPGNVIALVGPSGSGKTEIICRLVSWLTARGYKVGVLKHSHHSRPAVTPEAEACRQAGVRVYARPAPGALEIDAFCDGEPEPGPLLAFLAAQVEVLLVEGYKSGPLPKILLTGPEVEEVLPSRQGVVALISRQPGEGELPAFSPEDVEGLGNFVLRFLKGRERGSPERAPAPSGPAGGPDRPG
- a CDS encoding NAD(P)-dependent oxidoreductase, yielding MQPAIGFMGLGIMGLPMAANLLKAGFGVKVYNRTAAKAEPLAALGATVAASPRELAAAVDLLIVMVTGPEAIQDLLWGQDGAFRELGPGKTLINMSSVAPRFSRELNSVLTGAGTTFIDAPVSGSKKAAEDRTLIILASGPKEAVDEVTPVLLAMGKKVVYCGEAGQGSMMKMTINLLLGLMMAGLAEAVAFGKAGGLSPETVMEVVHSGPLSCGLFQLKTEMLTQGVFPAQFPLKHMTKDAKFIIDTAFETGAGAPLGHLLLHLYRRGLSLGLGDEDFAAIYRVLEAPQG
- the bcp gene encoding thioredoxin-dependent thiol peroxidase translates to MTRLQPGDVAPPFALPDQEGQQVSLADFRGRKLLLYFYPKANTPGCTTQACTIRDAKRELEDLGVAALGISPDPPGAQKKFDAKYGLGFPLLSVPDHQVAAAYGAWGEKKMYGKTTQGIIRSAFLIDEEGRIMAAWYQVKPADTVTLATRALAGG